GAATACCATGCGTTCGTTTTTAAACGAAAAAGGTTATTGGGAGGTTGAAACACCAATTCTACAACCTATTTATGGAGGCGCCGCAGCACGTCCTTTTAAGACACATCACAATGCACTCGATATGACATTATACTTGCGTATTGCTAATGAGTTATATTTAAAGCGTTTGATAGTTGGCGGCTTTGATGGGGTATATGAGTTTTCAAAAGATTTTCGCAACGAGGGTATGGATCGTTTTCATAACCCCGAATTTACTCAAATGGAACTTTATGTAGCCTACAAAGATTATTACTGGATGATGGATTTGGTAGAAGAAATGGTTGAGCGCATTGCTTTAGAACTTCATGGCACTACAAAAGTAAAAGTAGGAGATAATGAAATTGATTTTAAGCGTCCTTGGAAACGATTTACTATGTTTGAGGCCATTAAACATTTTACAGGTATCGATATAAGTCAAATGAACGAAGATGAATTGCGTCAAACAGCTCAAAAGCTTAATGTCGAAGTAGATGCCACAATGGGAAAAGGCAAGCTTATCGATGCTATTTTCGGAGATAAATGTGAACCCAATCTCATTCAACCTACCTTCATCATGGATTATCCTATTGAGATGTCGCCGCTTGCTAAAAAACATCGTTCCATTCCCGGTTTGGTTGAACGATTTGAGGCTATTTGTAACGGTAAAGAAATTTGCAATGCTTATACTGAGTTAAACGACCCTATTGATCAGCGTTACCGTTTCGAAGAACAACTTTTATTGGCCAAAAGAGGCGACGAAGAAGCTATGATGCTCGATGAAGATTTCTTAAAAGCCTTAGAATATGGTATGCCTCCAACAGCTGGTTTGGGTATTGGTATCGACCGTTTAACTATGATAATGACCAACCAGCCTTCTATTCAAGAAGTATTGTTTTTCCCTCAAATGCGTCCTGAAAAACGCTTACAAATAGATGAACCTGAAAAATATGTTGAACTTGGAATACCAGAAGTTTGGGTACCTGTTATTCAAAAAGCGGGTTATTTAAAAGTTGAAATACTTAAACAAGTAAACCCTAATAAACTTCATCAAGAATTGTGTGGACTTAATAAAAAACACAAATTAGGCTTACAAAATCCTACGATTGATGAGGTAAAAAAATGGGTTGAACAATAAAAAACTATAAACTTAAATTTTCTGCAACGATCTCTGCTATATCTTTAACCTGAACTTCTTCTTCCTTGTTTAAGTTTTTAAGTCCATCGGTTAGCATGGTAATGCAAAAGGGGCAAGCTGTAACAATGTTTTTAGTATTGGTTTCAAGGGCTTGTTCGGCTCTTAGCGTACATATTTCTTTTGTGCCTGGTTCCGATTCTTTGAAAAATTGAGCACCACCGGCTCCACAACATAGAGCGAAACTTTTATTGCGTTTCATTTCGTTTATGCTATAACCCATATTTTTTAAAATATTGCGGGGTGCATCGTATATTTTATTAGCACGTCCTAAATAGCAAGGATCGTGATAGGTAGTTGTGTTGTTATTTGCTTTTATAGTTGGAATAATGCCTTTTTGCATCAAATTATTTAAAAACTCAGTATAGTGAATAACTTCGCATGTTGAGCCTAAATCGGGATATTCGTTTTTGAGTGTATTGTAGCAATGTGGGCAAGTTGTTAAAATTTTCTTAACCTCGTATTGCTTAAAAAGTTGTATATTTTGCAAGGCTTGCATCTGAAACAACATTTCGTTGCCGGCACGTCGAGCAGGGTCGCCGGTACAGCTTTCTTCATGACCAAGAACAGCAAAGTCTATTTGAGCATAATTGAGAATTTTGGCAAAAGCTCGGGCTACTTTCTTGTATCGAAAATCGTATGCACCAGCACAGCCTACCCAATATAAATATTCCGGTTTGTGTCCCTGAGCATAAATCTCGCTCATTATGGGAACTTGAAAAGATTTTTCTGTCATTCGTTAATCCAATTTAAACGTTCGGTTGGTGAATATTGCCAAGGAGCACCATTATTTTCTATGTTTGCAAAAATGGCTTGTAAGCCTCCTTGAGCCTTTCCTTCTTCTAATACTAAATATCGGCGTAGGTCAATGATTATTTGAGGATGATATATGTTTACGGGGCATTCTTGGGCACAAGCGTTACAAAGTGTACATGCCCATAATTCTTCAAGGCTGATATAATCGTTTAGGTATGATTTCCCGTCGCTATAGTTTTTATTTTTAATCAAATACGGAGCTTTCTCGTTCATGCGAGCACGTAAGTCCATCATAAGTTTACGAGGTGAGAGTTTTCGACCCGTTTGAGCAGCTGGACATACCGATGTACAGCGACCACATTGTGTACAAGTGAGCGAATCCATGTAAGTTTTCCATGTTACATCTTCACAGTCTTTTATGCCAAAACGAACTGGCTCAGTATTTTCTTGTGGTTCATAAGCAGTTTCGGGATTCATCATCAATTGTAGTTCTTTGGTAATGCTTTCCATGGTGTTTAGTTTACCAAGGGGTTCTATACGGCTTAGGAAAACATTAGGTATAGACATGAAAATATGGAAATGTTTAGAATAGGGTAATATATTGGCAAAAATAAATATCAATTCGATGTGCGTCCACCAGAAAAAGGTGTAAAGACCTTCGGCTTTACAAGGACAAATAGGAAGAATATGCGCAATTAAATTACTTACAGGGTAAGAATTTTCAGGATTTAGAATGGCTTCCATGCTATTCATACCCAAGAGCGAAAACATAAGTAAAAAAATGAGCGAAAGAGCTAAAAAAGCATCTTTATGCGCTTTGGGAGTCATTTCTTGACCATCGAAACGCTTAACTTTGTGCGATATTCTACGAGCAATAAATATCAATATGGCAATGGCTATTAAAAAAGCAAATATATCGCCAAATCCCATGATTATATCATAAAAAACACCTAATACTTTGAGCGATTTGTGAATGCCAAAAACGCCATCAATTACCATTTCAATACTTCCGAAGATGATAACTAAGAAACCCCAAAAAACAATTGCATGTAAAAAACCAGCAAATGGAAAACGAAAAATTTTTGTTTGACCCAAAGCAATTTTTAATACCAAACTAATCCGTTTGCCCCAATTGCCGATAGGATATTTTTTAGTTAGTTTAAAGAACTGTGCTAATCTATATATGGAGAATAAAAAAACTCCAACAGTGATAATTAGCGTAATAATAAAAATTACTTGTGATATACTCATCGTTTTTTTATTTGAATTGCAAAAATAGGTGAATAAACAGAATGAAAAAATTGCTATAAAACATAAATGCAAAATGTTATATCTGTTTCATATAAAATGTTTTTTATTGGTTTTAAATTACCTCTTATTATTGATGTTTATTTATATAGTTAAAGTTATATATACAGAATCAATAAATATTTGTACATTTGAAGCATGACTGGCAGTGCAACAATAGAAAAAAAACGCTTGTGGTTAAGCATGTTCATTCCTTTGTTGTTTGTTTTTTTGTTATGGCTTATTGCATTGATTCAATATTTTTTTGAAATAGATTTAGGTCATTGGGGTGTTTTTCCGTTGCATGCAAAAGGGTTGCCGGGAATTTTATTATCTCCTATGATTCATGGAAATTTCGAACATTTAAGTTCCAATTCGTTACCTTTATTGATATTAGGAACTATGTTGTTTTACTTTTATCCTAAATCGGCATTGAAAGTTTTTTTGTTACTCTACTTTGTTACAGGTGTTTGGGTTTGGTTTGGAGCACGACCCGCTTATCATATTGGCTCAAGTGGAATTGTTTACGGGTTGGCATCGTTTATTTTTACTTGTGGTGCTTTGCTTAAAAACATACGTCTAATGGCGGTTTCGTTATTAGTCGTTTTTTTATACGGTGGACTTATATGGGGATTATTTCCAATTGACTGGCGTATATCTTGGGAGTCGCACTTATCGGGGTTTGTATTAGGTATCATATTAGCAATTTTATACAAAAACGAGAATCGTTATCCCGAAAATGAGCCAGAATGGATGCAAGAAG
This Bacteroidales bacterium DNA region includes the following protein-coding sequences:
- the lysS gene encoding lysine--tRNA ligase, yielding MSFIELSEQEIIRRQALDEMRQLGINPYPNEPFEVNCKTTEILEKYDDSIKNFQNVSIAGRIMSKRIMGSASFAELQDEHGRIQLYLNRDEICPGEDKTKYNILFKKLSDIGDIVGVTGYVFITKMGEISIHVKTYKMLSKCLRPLPIVKEKDGVIYDAFTDPEQRYRNRSLDLIVNPQNKQIFIKRTKLVNTMRSFLNEKGYWEVETPILQPIYGGAAARPFKTHHNALDMTLYLRIANELYLKRLIVGGFDGVYEFSKDFRNEGMDRFHNPEFTQMELYVAYKDYYWMMDLVEEMVERIALELHGTTKVKVGDNEIDFKRPWKRFTMFEAIKHFTGIDISQMNEDELRQTAQKLNVEVDATMGKGKLIDAIFGDKCEPNLIQPTFIMDYPIEMSPLAKKHRSIPGLVERFEAICNGKEICNAYTELNDPIDQRYRFEEQLLLAKRGDEEAMMLDEDFLKALEYGMPPTAGLGIGIDRLTMIMTNQPSIQEVLFFPQMRPEKRLQIDEPEKYVELGIPEVWVPVIQKAGYLKVEILKQVNPNKLHQELCGLNKKHKLGLQNPTIDEVKKWVEQ
- a CDS encoding (Fe-S)-binding protein, whose translation is MTEKSFQVPIMSEIYAQGHKPEYLYWVGCAGAYDFRYKKVARAFAKILNYAQIDFAVLGHEESCTGDPARRAGNEMLFQMQALQNIQLFKQYEVKKILTTCPHCYNTLKNEYPDLGSTCEVIHYTEFLNNLMQKGIIPTIKANNNTTTYHDPCYLGRANKIYDAPRNILKNMGYSINEMKRNKSFALCCGAGGAQFFKESEPGTKEICTLRAEQALETNTKNIVTACPFCITMLTDGLKNLNKEEEVQVKDIAEIVAENLSL
- a CDS encoding (Fe-S)-binding protein; its protein translation is MSISQVIFIITLIITVGVFLFSIYRLAQFFKLTKKYPIGNWGKRISLVLKIALGQTKIFRFPFAGFLHAIVFWGFLVIIFGSIEMVIDGVFGIHKSLKVLGVFYDIIMGFGDIFAFLIAIAILIFIARRISHKVKRFDGQEMTPKAHKDAFLALSLIFLLMFSLLGMNSMEAILNPENSYPVSNLIAHILPICPCKAEGLYTFFWWTHIELIFIFANILPYSKHFHIFMSIPNVFLSRIEPLGKLNTMESITKELQLMMNPETAYEPQENTEPVRFGIKDCEDVTWKTYMDSLTCTQCGRCTSVCPAAQTGRKLSPRKLMMDLRARMNEKAPYLIKNKNYSDGKSYLNDYISLEELWACTLCNACAQECPVNIYHPQIIIDLRRYLVLEEGKAQGGLQAIFANIENNGAPWQYSPTERLNWINE
- a CDS encoding rhomboid family intramembrane serine protease is translated as MTGSATIEKKRLWLSMFIPLLFVFLLWLIALIQYFFEIDLGHWGVFPLHAKGLPGILLSPMIHGNFEHLSSNSLPLLILGTMLFYFYPKSALKVFLLLYFVTGVWVWFGARPAYHIGSSGIVYGLASFIFTCGALLKNIRLMAVSLLVVFLYGGLIWGLFPIDWRISWESHLSGFVLGIILAILYKNENRYPENEPEWMQEDENEDESNDEIPYWKNEDTTNIA